A window of Pedobacter lusitanus contains these coding sequences:
- a CDS encoding lantibiotic dehydratase encodes MIKSFSAVLLRTPLQGLNLAYDFSAERQTLFQEGLYLSSPDFWRELLKKDDLPEKEREKLELSFAKYWLRSCSRCTPYATLAGVKLVEIKPEKTSLLLDDPARHIRRVRLDMNYMTEIINYLTKVPEIVKQLIFFTNNSLYELADSFRYATYFLKDNQRNYDLTSIEKSSYLVKILDKANQGATLAELAQIVIAAENISHEEAEEFIAEIYDAQLIISDLEPCVTGKEPLDQLIEKLEQLEYTADILLKFREIQLLIKNPRAGVDYYQEIENRLKALNFPIQIPANILQTDLFFATEAHVINQEIIDNIIKQTEDLYALSIILENKDLNNFRDKFLAKYELEEIPLAIALDAELGIGYGGSDQSAAGQNSLVDDLIIKDSSTRQLAKFGYIQQFVLNKHLDYIKNQKEFIEITEEELKSFKSLTTGFKFSNSLHLMGSLLKSEGKLDAENFTFELSSLGGTSSGSLLSRFTHGDVQLRDFTLDILKVEESEFPEHIYAEIVHLPQARIGNVLLRPLLRGYEIPYIGRSGLDAENQIPVEDIRVSIQNGKVVLRSKKYNRLIIPKLTSAHNFSFSSLPVYKFLCDLQTQGLAQPDAWEWGVLSSLNYLPRVIYKNLVVRKARWILQKNELAVIPKEKTAYPEYCRKLREEYNIPQKVTYTESDNKLLIDLEHPLGTELLIHYLKRHDRIQLEEFLFTDENCIVKDSAGNPHTNELIIPLKSESVVRKNAMEKAAGEVKVKRKFSPFSEWLYFKIYCGPTICEKILKKEIAAFVEEGIGQKLFEKFHFIRYIDESFHLRIRFYNQDTEKQSTVQKQFMEVLQPILENGLISKVTMDTYSRELERYGSQLIEEVESVFFNDSLAVMRFIRLLDSPELEEYRFLFALRGIDLLLADFGYTIAAKRDLLKVLQAGYFMEFGGDAGLQKQLNEKYRQQQKRIFLHMNPESDELNGIEDAVAVYQERSVMNKPLKDSILQKTGNAIAANELMHNLIHMYLNRLFVNNPRKHELVIYHFLEKYYSSQLAISTHQVKAVIDNNS; translated from the coding sequence ATGATTAAAAGCTTTTCCGCTGTTTTATTACGCACTCCATTACAGGGGTTAAATTTAGCCTATGACTTTTCAGCAGAAAGACAAACGTTATTTCAGGAAGGATTATATCTGTCATCCCCTGATTTCTGGAGAGAACTGCTGAAAAAAGATGATCTTCCGGAAAAAGAAAGAGAAAAATTAGAGCTTTCCTTTGCAAAATACTGGCTGCGGAGCTGTAGCCGGTGTACTCCCTATGCAACTCTGGCCGGTGTTAAATTAGTTGAAATCAAACCGGAGAAAACCAGTCTGCTGCTCGACGATCCTGCTCGGCATATCCGCAGGGTAAGACTGGATATGAACTACATGACGGAGATTATCAACTATCTGACTAAAGTTCCCGAAATCGTAAAACAACTTATTTTTTTTACCAATAACAGTTTATATGAGCTGGCTGACAGCTTCAGATATGCTACTTATTTTTTAAAAGATAACCAGCGTAATTATGATCTGACATCTATAGAAAAAAGCAGTTATCTCGTAAAAATCCTGGATAAAGCAAATCAGGGTGCTACGCTCGCAGAGCTGGCTCAGATTGTGATAGCAGCTGAAAACATCAGTCATGAAGAGGCTGAAGAATTTATTGCAGAAATATATGATGCACAGCTGATCATATCAGATCTGGAGCCTTGTGTTACAGGAAAGGAACCACTGGACCAGTTAATTGAAAAACTGGAACAATTGGAATATACGGCGGATATCCTTTTGAAATTCAGAGAGATTCAGCTGCTGATTAAAAATCCCCGCGCAGGAGTTGATTATTATCAGGAAATAGAAAACAGGCTTAAGGCACTCAATTTTCCAATACAAATCCCTGCCAATATATTGCAGACAGATCTTTTCTTTGCTACAGAGGCACATGTGATCAATCAGGAGATTATTGATAATATCATTAAACAGACTGAAGACCTGTATGCATTAAGTATTATACTGGAGAACAAAGACCTGAACAATTTCAGAGATAAATTTTTAGCAAAGTATGAACTGGAAGAGATTCCCTTAGCTATAGCTCTGGATGCAGAACTGGGTATAGGTTATGGTGGAAGCGATCAGTCGGCAGCAGGTCAGAATAGCCTGGTTGATGATTTGATTATCAAAGATAGCAGTACCAGGCAGCTTGCAAAATTTGGTTACATCCAGCAATTTGTGCTGAACAAACACCTGGATTATATTAAAAATCAAAAGGAATTTATTGAGATCACTGAAGAAGAACTTAAATCATTCAAGTCTTTGACAACCGGTTTTAAATTTTCCAATAGTTTACATTTAATGGGGAGTTTACTGAAGTCTGAGGGGAAACTGGATGCAGAAAACTTCACCTTTGAACTATCCAGTCTTGGAGGTACTTCGTCGGGTAGTCTGTTGTCCAGATTTACCCATGGTGACGTTCAGCTCAGAGATTTCACCCTTGATATATTAAAAGTAGAAGAAAGTGAATTCCCTGAACATATTTATGCCGAAATAGTGCATTTGCCACAAGCCAGAATTGGCAACGTTCTGCTTCGTCCTTTACTGCGTGGTTATGAAATTCCTTACATAGGCAGATCAGGACTGGATGCAGAAAATCAAATCCCTGTAGAGGACATCAGGGTAAGTATTCAAAACGGTAAAGTGGTGTTGAGAAGCAAAAAATATAACCGTTTGATTATCCCTAAACTGACCTCTGCCCATAATTTTTCTTTCAGCAGTCTGCCCGTTTATAAGTTCCTGTGTGATCTGCAGACACAAGGGCTGGCCCAGCCTGATGCCTGGGAATGGGGAGTGTTATCATCTCTGAACTATTTACCCAGGGTTATCTATAAAAATCTGGTTGTCAGAAAAGCAAGATGGATACTTCAAAAGAATGAACTGGCAGTTATTCCCAAAGAAAAAACAGCTTATCCGGAATATTGCCGTAAACTGAGAGAAGAATATAATATTCCTCAGAAAGTCACCTATACCGAAAGTGATAATAAGCTTTTAATTGATCTGGAACATCCTTTAGGTACTGAGTTATTGATTCACTATTTAAAACGTCATGACAGGATTCAGCTGGAAGAATTTTTGTTTACCGATGAAAATTGTATTGTAAAGGATTCAGCAGGTAATCCGCATACCAACGAACTGATTATTCCATTAAAAAGTGAGTCAGTTGTCAGAAAAAATGCGATGGAGAAGGCAGCGGGGGAGGTTAAAGTAAAAAGGAAATTTTCTCCATTCAGCGAATGGCTGTATTTTAAAATCTATTGCGGACCAACTATTTGTGAAAAGATCCTGAAAAAGGAGATTGCCGCGTTTGTAGAAGAAGGGATCGGACAAAAGTTATTTGAAAAGTTTCATTTTATCAGGTATATTGATGAATCGTTCCATCTCCGCATCAGGTTTTATAATCAGGATACAGAAAAACAGTCCACTGTTCAAAAGCAGTTTATGGAAGTGTTGCAACCAATCCTGGAAAATGGTTTGATCAGTAAAGTGACAATGGATACCTATTCCAGAGAGCTGGAAAGATATGGATCACAGCTCATAGAAGAAGTTGAATCTGTATTTTTCAATGACAGTTTAGCGGTGATGAGATTTATCAGATTGCTGGATAGCCCTGAGCTGGAAGAATACAGATTTTTATTTGCGCTAAGAGGCATTGATCTGCTGTTAGCAGATTTTGGTTATACTATAGCCGCTAAAAGAGATTTACTAAAGGTACTTCAGGCTGGTTATTTCATGGAGTTTGGTGGAGATGCAGGATTACAGAAGCAGTTAAATGAAAAATATCGTCAGCAACAGAAGCGTATATTTTTGCACATGAATCCAGAATCAGATGAATTAAATGGCATTGAGGATGCTGTTGCGGTCTATCAGGAACGCTCAGTCATGAACAAACCTTTAAAGGATAGCATTTTGCAGAAAACCGGAAATGCAATTGCTGCCAATGAGTTAATGCATAACCTTATCCATATGTATCTGAATCGTTTATTTGTAAATAATCCGCGGAAACATGAACTGGTCATTTATCATTTTCTGGAGAAATATTACAGCTCACAGCTGGCTATTTCAACTCATCAGGTTAAAGCAGTTATAGACAACAATAGTTAA
- a CDS encoding lanthionine synthetase C family protein, translating into MREKIQTTIDKIYSSLKIRDYSQLALFDGEAGCCTFDQFYIEYLGNNPGNTARFENSLQRLSENSIGNHGPFFSSGKAGINWFFSYLTARNILDQESYELLCDDDDQLFDLAISYLKAGNYDFLHGAIGMAYHSLYNPTDKFRTFQETFLQLLYKMAYSSENKLSIMHYDLVNKVSVPNKVNFGMAHGLPSVLKFCIACYKKNIGAAEAKILALDIADFLRSNIREDGSRSLFPNILMTDEQNNGYSRVGWCYGDLSIGFILYQAGMTFNDESLKDFAVKILIHTSKRRTEEDTLVRDAGICHGSAGIAHIYNKMWHYTQNDIFRETCDFWIQKTLDFSVHQDAFAGYKAYTPTESGKHMNSFGLLNGVSGIGLVLISYLTGDFSWDYCLMLND; encoded by the coding sequence ATGAGAGAGAAAATTCAAACTACAATAGATAAAATATATTCCTCACTAAAAATTCGTGATTATTCTCAGCTGGCTCTTTTTGACGGAGAAGCAGGATGCTGTACTTTCGATCAGTTTTATATCGAATACCTCGGGAATAATCCGGGTAATACCGCACGTTTTGAAAACAGTCTCCAAAGACTGTCTGAGAATTCAATTGGTAATCACGGTCCGTTTTTTTCTTCCGGTAAAGCAGGTATTAACTGGTTTTTCTCCTATCTGACTGCCAGAAATATCCTTGATCAGGAGAGTTATGAGTTGTTATGTGATGACGATGATCAATTATTTGACCTGGCTATATCTTATCTGAAAGCAGGAAATTATGATTTTCTGCATGGTGCTATTGGAATGGCTTATCATTCCCTGTACAACCCAACAGATAAATTCCGCACATTCCAGGAAACGTTTCTGCAACTGCTTTATAAAATGGCCTATTCTTCAGAAAATAAGTTGTCTATAATGCATTATGATCTGGTAAACAAGGTATCCGTACCCAACAAGGTTAATTTTGGAATGGCGCATGGATTACCCAGTGTTTTGAAATTCTGTATAGCCTGTTACAAGAAAAATATAGGTGCAGCTGAGGCTAAAATCCTTGCCCTGGATATAGCAGACTTTTTAAGATCAAATATCAGGGAAGATGGAAGCAGATCTTTGTTTCCTAATATACTGATGACCGATGAGCAGAACAATGGATATAGCCGTGTTGGCTGGTGTTACGGGGATTTAAGTATCGGCTTTATTCTTTACCAGGCAGGTATGACCTTTAATGATGAGTCCCTGAAAGATTTTGCTGTTAAAATACTGATTCACACTTCCAAAAGGCGAACTGAAGAAGATACGCTGGTTAGAGATGCAGGAATCTGTCATGGGAGTGCCGGTATTGCTCATATTTACAATAAAATGTGGCATTACACACAAAATGATATTTTCAGGGAAACCTGCGATTTCTGGATACAGAAAACACTGGATTTCTCTGTGCACCAGGATGCATTTGCAGGCTACAAGGCCTATACGCCAACTGAAAGCGGAAAACACATGAACTCGTTTGGCTTACTGAATGGAGTAAGTGGTATCGGACTGGTGCTGATCAGTTATCTGACCGGTGATTTTAGCTGGGATTACTGTTTGATGCTTAATGATTAA
- a CDS encoding class I lanthipeptide codes for MKKIKLNSERLRLKKEKVASLTTEQMSKAYGGIPVTTATRRTCCDLTDLICPEVQS; via the coding sequence ATGAAAAAAATTAAATTAAATTCAGAAAGACTACGCTTGAAAAAAGAAAAAGTTGCTTCACTGACCACGGAGCAAATGAGCAAAGCTTACGGTGGGATTCCGGTAACTACGGCTACCAGAAGAACCTGCTGTGATTTAACGGACCTCATTTGTCCTGAAGTACAGTCTTAA
- a CDS encoding nuclear transport factor 2 family protein codes for MAPLSFLNIAQQWFDAFNAHNLEDLLALYDDQAIHFSPKLKIRQPETNGLVQGKPALREWWKDSFDRLPTLQYQPTSFTADDQRVFMEYIRKVAGEPDMFIAEVLEISHGKINASRVYHG; via the coding sequence ATGGCACCCCTTTCTTTCCTGAACATCGCACAGCAATGGTTTGACGCCTTTAATGCGCATAATCTTGAAGATCTTTTGGCTTTATATGATGATCAGGCTATACATTTCAGTCCGAAATTAAAAATCAGACAACCAGAAACCAATGGACTGGTACAGGGTAAACCTGCATTACGTGAATGGTGGAAAGACTCCTTTGACCGTCTGCCTACGCTTCAGTATCAGCCGACATCATTTACCGCTGATGATCAGCGCGTTTTCATGGAGTATATCAGAAAAGTAGCTGGTGAACCAGATATGTTCATAGCTGAGGTTCTTGAAATCAGTCATGGAAAAATCAATGCCTCAAGGGTTTATCACGGTTAA